One Arthrobacter sp. StoSoilB20 DNA segment encodes these proteins:
- a CDS encoding LacI family DNA-binding transcriptional regulator — MAKSTTPGDPAAIRQRGVTMKDVANHAGVSRTAVSFVLSNRENASISEETRNRINHAVQELGYRPNAGARALASQRSDWYGIVTEIVTAPFAVDIIKGAQDQAWLDRRFLLIAPSDQADAVGPNQGLEDAATEKLLEQRVEGLLYAATFHRGVHVPESANEVPTVLINCFDADGKLPSIVPDERGGGRAAVERLLQAGHEKIGVINLDPVIPAAVGRLEGAREALATAGLELDPELVVSGYATADGGYDAACQILDHYPPQDRPTALFCLNDRMAMGAYDAIKERGLTIPGDIAVIGFDNQELIAAYLRPKLTTVALPFEKMGALGVQTLAALTAGQPINADQQLVDCPLLERSSV; from the coding sequence ATGGCGAAAAGCACCACCCCTGGCGACCCCGCAGCCATACGGCAGCGTGGGGTCACCATGAAGGACGTCGCCAACCATGCCGGCGTTTCCAGAACTGCTGTTTCCTTTGTGCTGAGCAACCGCGAAAACGCCAGCATCTCCGAGGAAACACGCAACCGCATCAACCACGCCGTGCAGGAGTTGGGCTACCGCCCCAATGCCGGTGCCCGGGCGCTGGCATCACAGCGCAGTGACTGGTACGGAATCGTGACGGAGATCGTCACCGCGCCCTTCGCCGTCGACATCATCAAAGGTGCCCAGGACCAAGCCTGGCTTGACCGCCGGTTCCTGCTCATCGCGCCCTCCGACCAGGCCGATGCCGTAGGACCCAACCAGGGCTTGGAAGATGCCGCCACTGAGAAGCTGTTGGAACAAAGAGTGGAGGGGCTTCTGTACGCAGCCACTTTCCACCGGGGCGTCCATGTTCCGGAGAGCGCCAATGAAGTACCAACCGTACTGATCAACTGTTTCGACGCCGACGGAAAGCTGCCCTCAATCGTCCCGGACGAGCGCGGGGGTGGCCGGGCGGCCGTAGAACGTTTGCTGCAAGCTGGTCACGAGAAGATCGGGGTCATCAATCTTGACCCCGTGATTCCCGCGGCAGTTGGGCGTTTGGAGGGTGCACGCGAAGCACTCGCCACCGCCGGACTGGAGTTGGACCCCGAGTTGGTGGTGTCCGGCTATGCAACGGCGGACGGTGGCTATGACGCCGCCTGCCAAATCCTTGACCACTATCCGCCACAGGACAGGCCTACGGCGCTGTTCTGCTTGAACGACCGTATGGCGATGGGTGCTTATGACGCCATCAAGGAACGGGGCCTGACCATCCCCGGGGACATCGCCGTGATCGGCTTCGACAACCAGGAACTTATTGCGGCCTACCTGAGGCCGAAATTGACCACGGTTGCGTTGCCCTTCGAAAAAATGGGCGCCCTGGGTGTCCAGACGCTCGCCGCTCTTACAGCAGGACAGCCGATCAACGCCGACCAGCAATTGGTCGACTGTCCGCTGCTAGAACGCTCTTCGGTCTGA
- a CDS encoding ABC transporter substrate-binding protein — protein MTQPRYFRAARMTAASLAVGAMLLTGCTANVTKTSTSDAGANASAFLTIPREDMGTFVQNFNPFAPTVNPMVQQSIYESLLVFNPAKGDTVPWLATEWAAAEDGKSITFTLRDGVKWSDGQPFVADDVAYTFELQKKIKGGFDYLDTVTAEGNKVTFNFNKPWSPALYDVGQLTILPKHIWSALPDPEKDANAKPVGTGPYTEIDSFQAQSFVLTKNPHYWQPEKQKIAGIKMLAFAGNDGANLAAANGDVDWAPQYIPNIEKTFVSKDKEHRQYWFPATGAMINWQLNTTKAPFNDVDVRKALSMAVDRDQVTKIGMSGYAKPADCTGLSGNYEKWKNPAVKDSCTWTNHDVQKANELLDKAGYPKGADGKRTLKDGKPFEFKISVGATSSDWLSVANVIAQNLAEVGVTAKVESPDWAAVVAGYETGDFDSGIVWSANDPSPYKYFNTSMGTASVKPVGTKTFDNYHRFGDPKADVLLADFAAEADESKQKDLANKLQEEYNDVAPLVPLFSGPEWGAFNDTRFTGWPTEENPYATLSVKSPTTVLVLTTLEPRK, from the coding sequence ATGACACAACCCCGATACTTCCGGGCTGCCCGGATGACGGCGGCAAGCCTTGCCGTGGGCGCAATGCTGCTCACCGGCTGCACCGCCAACGTCACCAAGACCAGCACCTCCGACGCCGGAGCGAACGCCAGTGCCTTCCTCACCATTCCGCGGGAGGACATGGGCACGTTCGTGCAGAACTTCAACCCGTTCGCTCCCACCGTGAATCCCATGGTTCAGCAGTCCATTTACGAATCCCTCCTGGTTTTCAACCCGGCCAAGGGCGATACAGTGCCGTGGCTCGCCACTGAATGGGCCGCAGCAGAGGACGGCAAGTCCATCACCTTTACACTCCGGGACGGCGTGAAGTGGTCCGACGGCCAGCCTTTCGTGGCCGACGATGTTGCCTATACCTTCGAACTCCAGAAGAAGATCAAGGGCGGCTTCGACTATCTGGACACTGTCACGGCTGAAGGCAACAAGGTCACCTTCAACTTCAACAAGCCATGGTCGCCTGCCCTGTACGACGTCGGTCAGCTCACCATCTTGCCCAAGCACATCTGGTCCGCGTTGCCGGACCCCGAAAAGGACGCGAACGCCAAGCCGGTAGGCACGGGACCTTACACCGAGATTGACAGCTTCCAGGCCCAGTCCTTCGTGCTGACGAAGAACCCCCACTACTGGCAGCCGGAAAAGCAGAAGATCGCAGGCATCAAGATGCTTGCTTTCGCAGGCAACGACGGCGCCAACCTCGCCGCTGCCAACGGAGATGTGGACTGGGCTCCGCAGTACATCCCGAACATAGAAAAGACCTTCGTTTCCAAGGACAAGGAACACCGCCAGTACTGGTTCCCGGCTACCGGCGCCATGATCAACTGGCAGCTGAACACCACCAAAGCTCCGTTCAACGACGTTGATGTCCGCAAAGCACTGAGCATGGCCGTGGACCGTGACCAGGTCACCAAGATCGGCATGAGTGGCTACGCCAAGCCGGCGGACTGCACCGGACTCTCCGGCAACTATGAGAAGTGGAAGAACCCCGCAGTCAAGGACAGCTGCACGTGGACCAACCATGACGTCCAGAAGGCCAACGAGCTCCTGGACAAAGCGGGTTACCCCAAGGGTGCTGACGGGAAGCGCACTCTGAAGGACGGCAAGCCGTTCGAATTCAAGATCTCCGTGGGCGCAACGTCCTCGGACTGGCTCTCCGTAGCCAATGTCATCGCACAGAACCTGGCCGAAGTTGGCGTGACGGCCAAGGTGGAATCCCCGGACTGGGCGGCAGTGGTTGCCGGCTATGAGACAGGAGACTTCGACTCGGGCATTGTCTGGAGCGCGAACGACCCCAGCCCGTACAAGTACTTCAACACTTCCATGGGCACCGCCAGTGTGAAGCCGGTAGGCACCAAGACGTTCGATAACTACCACCGCTTTGGCGATCCCAAGGCCGACGTCCTCCTTGCCGACTTCGCCGCAGAGGCCGACGAGTCCAAGCAAAAGGACCTCGCCAACAAGCTGCAGGAAGAGTACAACGACGTCGCACCGCTGGTGCCGCTGTTCTCCGGCCCTGAATGGGGCGCCTTCAACGACACCCGCTTCACCGGATGGCCCACCGAAGAGAACCCCTACGCCACCCTCTCAGTGAAGTCGCCCACCACGGTCCTGGTTTTGACCACGCTGGAACCGCGCAAGTAG
- a CDS encoding ABC transporter permease produces MRFILRRLGFYLIAFWASITLNFLLPRFMPGDPVSRMFARSQDRMQPEQIEALRKLLGVDDRPIWEQYINYMQNIFTGQMGVSISRFPTPVTEVISSQIGWTLLLGGTALVIAAVVGNLLGILAAWRRGGAIDSALPPLLVFIGSFPYFWLAMGALYLFGVVLGWFPIRHAFTDGLEPAFTWEFIGDVGAHLVLPALTIVLVSIGGWMLGMRNTMIATNSEDYITMAEAKGLRPGRIMLRYAARNAMLPSVTSFGMGLGFVVGGALLTEVVFAYPGVGYQLLNAVQGLDYPLMQGLFLTITAAVLLANFLVDILYVRLDPRVRSN; encoded by the coding sequence GTGCGCTTCATCCTGCGCCGCCTGGGTTTCTACCTGATCGCCTTCTGGGCATCCATCACCCTGAATTTCCTGCTTCCGCGGTTCATGCCCGGAGACCCCGTGTCCCGCATGTTTGCCCGCTCCCAGGACCGAATGCAGCCCGAACAAATCGAGGCCCTGCGAAAGCTGCTGGGTGTTGATGACCGGCCCATTTGGGAGCAATACATCAACTACATGCAGAACATCTTCACCGGGCAGATGGGTGTTTCCATTTCCCGTTTCCCCACGCCGGTTACCGAGGTCATCTCCTCGCAGATCGGATGGACGCTGTTGCTGGGCGGCACCGCGCTGGTGATTGCCGCCGTCGTGGGCAACCTGTTGGGGATCCTCGCTGCTTGGCGGCGCGGCGGCGCGATCGACTCGGCGCTTCCTCCATTGCTGGTTTTCATCGGCTCCTTCCCGTATTTCTGGCTGGCCATGGGTGCGCTGTACCTGTTCGGGGTGGTGCTGGGGTGGTTCCCGATCCGTCATGCCTTCACTGACGGTTTGGAACCTGCTTTCACTTGGGAGTTCATTGGCGACGTCGGTGCCCACCTTGTGCTGCCGGCGTTGACGATCGTGCTGGTTTCCATTGGCGGCTGGATGCTGGGCATGCGGAACACCATGATTGCCACGAACTCCGAGGACTACATCACCATGGCCGAGGCCAAGGGACTCCGTCCGGGACGAATCATGCTCCGCTACGCAGCACGCAACGCCATGCTGCCTTCAGTGACCAGCTTCGGCATGGGGCTGGGGTTTGTGGTGGGTGGTGCGCTGCTCACAGAGGTGGTTTTCGCCTACCCCGGTGTCGGCTACCAGCTGCTCAACGCCGTCCAGGGCCTTGACTATCCGCTCATGCAGGGCTTGTTCCTGACCATCACCGCCGCTGTGCTGCTTGCCAACTTCCTGGTGGACATCCTCTACGTCCGCCTCGACCCGCGCGTGCGCAGCAACTAG
- a CDS encoding ABC transporter permease: MTTALLKQPTTTPAVRKPNRSFIHGLISNKKALTGMAVMLIFIALALLAPVLFPGDPSRITAMASLEPSAEHWLGTTAKGQDVLALTVHGSRSSLFVGLTVGLASTFIGILVGLASAYFGKFIDEALSLVTNVFLLLPGLPLLVILAAFLPPGLGTVILVLVVTGWAGSARVLRSQALSIRSKDFVAAAVVSGERAGRIMFREILPNMASIVMGTLLACVIYGIGAQAGLEFLGLGDVSTVSWGNNLFWAGNEGALLTGSWWVFVPSGVCIALVAFALALINYAVDEVTNPRLRKIKTPKTSAGTAERSAAK, from the coding sequence ATGACAACCGCACTTTTGAAGCAGCCAACCACCACACCGGCTGTCCGCAAGCCCAACCGCAGCTTCATCCACGGCCTCATCAGCAACAAGAAAGCACTGACAGGCATGGCCGTGATGCTTATCTTCATAGCCTTGGCCTTGCTGGCGCCGGTGCTGTTCCCGGGAGACCCCTCGAGGATCACCGCGATGGCATCACTGGAACCATCGGCCGAGCACTGGCTGGGGACCACCGCCAAGGGACAGGACGTGCTCGCGCTGACCGTCCACGGTTCCCGCAGTTCCCTGTTCGTGGGACTGACCGTGGGCCTGGCATCGACCTTCATCGGCATCCTGGTCGGACTTGCCTCGGCTTACTTCGGCAAATTCATCGACGAGGCACTGTCCCTGGTGACCAACGTCTTCCTGCTCCTGCCCGGCCTGCCGCTGCTGGTCATCCTGGCCGCGTTCCTTCCGCCGGGCCTGGGCACCGTGATTCTGGTTCTGGTGGTCACCGGATGGGCCGGTTCGGCACGCGTCCTGCGCTCCCAGGCCCTCTCCATCCGATCCAAGGACTTCGTGGCCGCAGCCGTAGTCTCCGGCGAACGGGCAGGCCGGATCATGTTCCGCGAAATCCTGCCCAACATGGCCTCGATCGTCATGGGCACCCTGCTGGCATGCGTCATCTACGGAATCGGAGCCCAAGCGGGCCTGGAATTCCTGGGCCTGGGCGATGTCAGCACGGTCTCGTGGGGCAACAACCTTTTCTGGGCCGGCAATGAAGGCGCGCTGCTCACCGGCAGTTGGTGGGTCTTTGTACCCTCCGGCGTGTGCATTGCCCTGGTTGCCTTCGCCCTCGCCCTCATCAACTACGCCGTCGATGAGGTTACCAACCCGCGCCTGCGAAAGATCAAGACCCCCAAGACGTCAGCCGGCACCGCCGAAAGGAGCGCCGCCAAGTGA
- a CDS encoding ABC transporter ATP-binding protein has protein sequence MTISQVSFGSHEPVLEVKDLTVKYIGDTRSTTAVDRVSFSIGTGEVFGLAGESGCGKSTIANSIMRLLKDPAKIAGGSISFGGKDVLAMSQEELRRFRWQDVAMVFQSAMNSLNPVLTIGEQIVDIFTTHAGYSRKESMRRAAGLLELVRIDPARLKSYPHQLSGGMRQRAVIAMAVALKPSLLILDEPTTALDVVVQQEIMAQIKELQRELGFSVLFITHDMSLMVELSHRMAVMYGGRIVETAKAQDVYANPRHPYTQALMGAFPPLTGPRVPLTGLPDGVKFRNIPDLTEAAPGHFVAPFGAGTPVIEPANLEGVAL, from the coding sequence GTGACCATTTCCCAGGTTTCCTTCGGCTCCCACGAACCCGTCCTTGAGGTCAAGGACCTCACGGTCAAGTACATCGGCGATACCAGGTCCACCACCGCCGTCGACCGTGTTTCCTTCAGCATCGGCACCGGTGAGGTATTCGGCCTCGCCGGAGAATCAGGGTGCGGAAAGTCCACCATCGCCAACTCGATCATGAGGCTCTTGAAGGACCCGGCCAAGATTGCCGGCGGCAGCATTTCCTTCGGTGGCAAGGACGTCCTGGCCATGAGCCAGGAGGAGCTGCGGCGCTTCCGCTGGCAGGACGTGGCCATGGTCTTCCAATCGGCCATGAACTCGCTCAACCCGGTCCTGACCATCGGCGAACAGATCGTGGACATTTTCACCACCCACGCCGGCTACTCGCGGAAGGAATCGATGCGGCGTGCCGCCGGGTTGCTGGAGTTGGTCAGGATCGACCCCGCGCGGCTCAAGTCCTATCCGCACCAGCTCTCCGGTGGCATGCGCCAACGTGCCGTCATTGCCATGGCGGTTGCACTCAAACCATCGCTGTTGATCCTGGATGAACCCACCACAGCACTTGACGTGGTGGTCCAGCAGGAGATCATGGCCCAAATCAAGGAACTGCAGCGGGAGCTGGGTTTCTCCGTCCTGTTCATCACGCACGATATGTCCCTCATGGTGGAACTCTCGCACCGCATGGCCGTCATGTACGGCGGCAGGATCGTGGAGACCGCCAAGGCCCAGGATGTCTACGCCAATCCCCGCCACCCCTACACACAAGCCCTGATGGGTGCGTTCCCGCCGCTCACCGGACCACGGGTTCCACTGACCGGACTGCCCGACGGCGTGAAGTTCCGCAACATCCCGGACCTCACCGAGGCCGCCCCCGGCCATTTTGTGGCCCCCTTCGGTGCCGGCACGCCAGTGATCGAACCCGCCAACCTGGAAGGAGTCGCGCTGTGA